One part of the Musa acuminata AAA Group cultivar baxijiao chromosome BXJ1-5, Cavendish_Baxijiao_AAA, whole genome shotgun sequence genome encodes these proteins:
- the LOC135673137 gene encoding ubiquitin receptor RAD23d-like isoform X1, producing the protein MKIFVKTLKGSNFEIDVNPEDTVADVKKNIETSQGKTVYPAEQQMLIHQGKILKDDTTLDENKVFENSFLVIMLSKTKGSSSGASTTEKVPLSQAPPAITAPPVPSVPVSAPSQVPAPTLSSVPTNAPTPTATAAPAPAATISTEVDSYGQAASNLVAGSTLEQTIQQILDMGGGTWERDTVVRALRAAYNNPERAVEYLYSGIPDHAEAAPVARAPASGQTVNSPVEAPQPVQPAVPSSGPNANPLDIFPQGLPNVGSHAGGGSLDFLRNSPQFRALQALVQANPQILQPMLQELGKQNPQIMRLIQEHQGEFLRLINEPAEGTEGSNVLGQLAAGMPQALTVTPEEREAIERLEAMGFDRALVLQVFFACNKNEELAANYLLDHMHEFED; encoded by the exons ATGAAGATCTTCGTCAAGACGCTCAAGGGCTCCAACTTCGAGATCGACGTCAACCCCGAAGACACG GTTGctgatgtaaaaaaaaatattgagaccTCTCAAGGAAAGACTGTTTACCCTGCTGAACAGCAAATGCTTATACATCAAGGGAAAATTCTTAAAGATGATACAACATTGGATGAGAACAAAGTTTTCGAAAATAGTTTTCTTGTTATAATGCTGAGTAAG ACCAAGGGCTCATCTAGTGGAGCTTCGACTACAGAAAAAGTACCTTTAAGTCAG GCCCCACCTGCTATTACTGCCCCCCCTGTTCCTTCAGTTCCTGTGTCAGCTCCATCTCAAGTACCTGCACCAACATTGTCTTC GGTACCTACAAATGCACCAACTCCTACTGCCACAGCTGCTCCAGCCCCTGCAGCTACCATATC CACAGAAGTGGATTCATATGGTCAAGCAGCATCAAATCTTGTTGCTGGTAGTACCTTGGAACAAACCATTCAACAAATTCTTGACATGGGTGGGGGAACTTGGGAGAGGGACACTGTTGTTCGTGCCTTGCGTGCTGCATATAACAACCCTGAGCGAGCTGTTGAATATTTATACTCT GGAATTCCTGATCATGCTGAAGCCGCACCAGTTGCACGAGCACCAGCAAGTGGGCAAACAGTCAATTCCCCAGTTGAGGCTCCACAGCCAGTTCAGCCTGCAGTTCCTTCAAGTGGTCCTAATGCTAATCCTTTGGATATTTTTCCCCAG GGTCTGCCAAATGTTGGATCACATGCTGGTGGGGGCAGCCTGGACTTCCTGAGGAATAGTCCACAG TTTCGAGCCTTGCAGGCTTTGGTGCAGGCAAACCCTCAAATTCTGCAG CCCATGCTTCAAGAGCTGGGGAAGCAAAATCCTCAGATTATGAGGCTCATTCAGGAACATCAGGGGGAGTTTCTTCGATTGATAAATGAGCCTGCTGAGGGAACTGAGGG TAGCAACGTCCTAGGTCAGTTAGCTGCTGGAATGCCACAAGCCCTGACGGTTACTCCTGAGGAGCGCGAAGCCATTGAGCGT CTTGAAGCGATGGGTTTCGATCGGGCGCTTGTGCTGCAGGTCTTCTTTGCTTGCAACAAGAACGAGGAGCTGGCTGCAAACTATCTTTTGGATCATATGCATGAGTTTGAAGACTGA
- the LOC135673137 gene encoding ubiquitin receptor RAD23d-like isoform X2, whose translation MKIFVKTLKGSNFEIDVNPEDTVADVKKNIETSQGKTVYPAEQQMLIHQGKILKDDTTLDENKVFENSFLVIMLSKTKGSSSGASTTEKVPLSQAPPAITAPPVPSVPVSAPSQVPAPTLSSVPTNAPTPTATAAPAPAATISTEVDSYGQAASNLVAGSTLEQTIQQILDMGGGTWERDTVVRALRAAYNNPERAVEYLYSGIPDHAEAAPVARAPASGQTVNSPVEAPQPVQPAVPSSGPNANPLDIFPQGLPNVGSHAGGGSLDFLRNSPQFRALQALVQANPQILQPMLQELGKQNPQIMRLIQEHQGEFLRLINEPAEGTEGNVLGQLAAGMPQALTVTPEEREAIERLEAMGFDRALVLQVFFACNKNEELAANYLLDHMHEFED comes from the exons ATGAAGATCTTCGTCAAGACGCTCAAGGGCTCCAACTTCGAGATCGACGTCAACCCCGAAGACACG GTTGctgatgtaaaaaaaaatattgagaccTCTCAAGGAAAGACTGTTTACCCTGCTGAACAGCAAATGCTTATACATCAAGGGAAAATTCTTAAAGATGATACAACATTGGATGAGAACAAAGTTTTCGAAAATAGTTTTCTTGTTATAATGCTGAGTAAG ACCAAGGGCTCATCTAGTGGAGCTTCGACTACAGAAAAAGTACCTTTAAGTCAG GCCCCACCTGCTATTACTGCCCCCCCTGTTCCTTCAGTTCCTGTGTCAGCTCCATCTCAAGTACCTGCACCAACATTGTCTTC GGTACCTACAAATGCACCAACTCCTACTGCCACAGCTGCTCCAGCCCCTGCAGCTACCATATC CACAGAAGTGGATTCATATGGTCAAGCAGCATCAAATCTTGTTGCTGGTAGTACCTTGGAACAAACCATTCAACAAATTCTTGACATGGGTGGGGGAACTTGGGAGAGGGACACTGTTGTTCGTGCCTTGCGTGCTGCATATAACAACCCTGAGCGAGCTGTTGAATATTTATACTCT GGAATTCCTGATCATGCTGAAGCCGCACCAGTTGCACGAGCACCAGCAAGTGGGCAAACAGTCAATTCCCCAGTTGAGGCTCCACAGCCAGTTCAGCCTGCAGTTCCTTCAAGTGGTCCTAATGCTAATCCTTTGGATATTTTTCCCCAG GGTCTGCCAAATGTTGGATCACATGCTGGTGGGGGCAGCCTGGACTTCCTGAGGAATAGTCCACAG TTTCGAGCCTTGCAGGCTTTGGTGCAGGCAAACCCTCAAATTCTGCAG CCCATGCTTCAAGAGCTGGGGAAGCAAAATCCTCAGATTATGAGGCTCATTCAGGAACATCAGGGGGAGTTTCTTCGATTGATAAATGAGCCTGCTGAGGGAACTGAGGG CAACGTCCTAGGTCAGTTAGCTGCTGGAATGCCACAAGCCCTGACGGTTACTCCTGAGGAGCGCGAAGCCATTGAGCGT CTTGAAGCGATGGGTTTCGATCGGGCGCTTGTGCTGCAGGTCTTCTTTGCTTGCAACAAGAACGAGGAGCTGGCTGCAAACTATCTTTTGGATCATATGCATGAGTTTGAAGACTGA
- the LOC135673136 gene encoding 3-ketoacyl-CoA synthase 6-like, translated as MRAVPLPRFLSSVELAYLNVVNHLLAFPIIPVMVAVLLQVLELGPDELIAHWSSLGIDTIHALCTIFTVVVVATAYFMSRPRPVYLVDHACFRPPRTFRVPFATFFEHASLVPFFDEKSVRFQVRILESSGLGEETCLPLANRYIPPCPSMEAACAEARLVIFSAIDELIAKTDLKPRDVDILVVNCSLFSPTPSLSAMIVNKYKMRSNIMSFNLSGMGCSAGLISIDLARSLLQAHPNSYALVVSTEIITPNFYAGNERSMLLPNCLFRMGAAAVLLSNSRREEDRAKYRLLHVVRTHEGADDRAYRCVYEEEDGEGNSGINLSKEMMTVAGEALRANITAVGPLVLPVTEQLRFLASLVARRLLGARGGKPYIPDFKRAFDHLCIHAGGRAVIDELQRSLGLPAALVEASRMTLHRFGNTSSSSLWYELAYIEAKSRMRRGDRVWMIGFGSGFKCNSAVWRCLRAPKAPVDGPWSDCIHRYPVHVPEMVKLL; from the coding sequence ATGCGCGCTGTGCCATTGCCACGGTTCCTGAGCTCAGTCGAGCTCGCTTACCTGAACGTGGTTAATCACTTGCTTGCCTTCCCTATCATCCCTGTCATGGTGGCCGTCCTCTTGCAAGTGCTCGAGCTCGGCCCAGATGAGCTCATCGCCCACTGGAGCTCCCTCGGTATCGATACCATCCACGCTTTGTGCACGATCTTTACTGTCGTCGTCGTCGCGACAGCCTACTTCATGTCGCGACCGCGCCCTGTTTATCTCGTCGACCATGCTTGCTTTCGGCCCCCGCGGACCTTCCGCGTCCCGTTCGCCACCTTCTTCGAGCACGCTAGCCTCGTGCCTTTCTTCGACGAGAAGAGCGTCCGCTTCCAGGTGCGCATCCTGGAGAGCTCCGGCCTCGGCGAGGAAACCTGTCTCCCGCTCGCCAACCGCTACATTCCGCCGTGCCCTTCCATGGAGGCCGCCTGCGCCGAGGCCCGGCTTGTCATCTTCTCCGCTATTGATGAGCTCATCGCCAAGACGGACCTTAAGCCCAGGGACGTCGACATCCTCGTCGTCAACTGCAGCCTCTTCTCCCCGACGCCGTCGTTGTCCGCGATGATCGTCAACAAGTACAAGATGCGTAGCAACATCATGAGCTTCAACCTCTCCGGCATGGGGTGCAGCGCGGGGCTGATCTCCATCGACCTCGCTCGCAGCCTGCTCCAGGCGCACCCCAACTCGTACGCGCTCGTCGTCTCCACAGAGATCATCACCCCGAATTTCTACGCCGGGAACGAGCGATCGATGCTCCTGCCGAACTGCCTCTTTCGCATGGGAGCCGCGGCGGTGCTCCTCTCCAACAGCCGCCGGGAGGAAGACCGCGCCAAGTACCGTCTCCTCCACGTGGTGCGTACCCACGAGGGCGCGGACGACCGTGCGTACCGCTGCGTCTACGAGGAGGAGGACGGCGAAGGCAACTCTGGGATCAATCTCTCCAAGGAGATGATGACCGTCGCGGGCGAGGCGCTCCGGGCCAACATCACTGCGGTGGGCCCGCTGGTGCTGCCGGTCACGGAGCAGCTCCGCTTCCTGGCGAGCCTGGTGGCCCGGCGGCTGCTGGGCGCACGGGGTGGGAAGCCTTACATCCCGGACTTCAAGCGGGCGTTCGACCACCTCTGCATCCACGCCGGGGGACGAGCGGTGATCGACGAGCTGCAGCGGAGCCTGGGGCTCCCAGCAGCCCTCGTGGAGGCGTCGCGCATGACGCTGCACCGCTTCGGCAACACGTCGAGCAGCTCGCTGTGGTACGAGCTGGCCTACATCGAGGCCAAGAGCCGGATGCGCCGGGGCGACCGCGTGTGGATGATCGGGTTCGGGAGCGGCTTCAAGTGTAACAGCGCGGTGTGGCGGTGCCTGCGCGCCCCCAAGGCGCCCGTGGACGGGCCGTGGTCCGACTGCATCCACCGCTATCCGGTGCACGTCCCCGAGATGGTCAAGCTGCTATAA
- the LOC135673138 gene encoding probable fructokinase-6, chloroplastic: MAFHAAAPAFPGLASGARLRSNDAASLRMFPTRRPTIVALPTCYPIRRHRGCIKAVSGNSDPLETSDSSLIVCFGEMLIDFVPTVSGLSLAEAPAFKKAPGGAPANVAVGIARLGGSSAFIGKVGDDEFGYLLANILKENNVNSQGMRFDPGARTALAFVTLRSDGEREFMFYRNPSADMLLEVAELDLDIITKAKIFHYGSISLITEPCKSAHIAAAKAAKEAGVLLSYDPNLRLPLWPSAESARDGILSIWDTADIIKISEEEISFLTKGEDPYDDAVVRKLFHPNLKLLLVTEGPNGCRYYSKDFSGRVSGLKVEQVDTTGAGDAFVAGILSQLASDISLLQDEQWLREALKFANACGALTVMERGAIPALPTREAVLSALVNMVA, translated from the exons ATGGCCTTCCACGCCGCCGCCCCCGCATTCCCCGGCCTCGCATCGGGCGCCCGACTCCGCTCCAACGACGCCGCTTCTCTCAGAATGTTCCCAACCAGACGACCTACCATAGTAGCCTTGCCCACGTGCTACCCGATCCGTCGACACCGAG GTTGTATAAAAGCAGTTTCGGGGAATAGTGATCCTCTAGAGACAAGTGATTCTTCACTTATAGTCTGCTTTGGAGAAATGCTGATTGATTTTGTGCCAACTGTCAGTGGCTTATCATTGGCCGAAGCTCCAGCTTTCAAGAAGGCCCCTGGAGGTGCACCAGCTAATGTTGCTGTCGGAATAGCACGTCTTGGTGGTTCATCAGCATTTATTGGAAAG GTTGGTGATGATGAGTTCGGGTACTTGCTAGCTAACATTTTAAAGGAAAATAATGTGAATAGTCAAGGAATGCGATTTGACCCTGGTGCTCGTACAGCTTTGGCTTTTGTTACATTAAGAAGTGATGGTGAACGTGAATTCATGTTCTACCGAAATCCTAGTGCTGATATGCTTCTTGAAGTAGCAGAACTTGATCTTGACATCATTACGAAG GCAAAGATCTTCCATTATGGATCTATCAGCCTTATCACTGAACCATGCAAGTCTGCACACATTGCTGCAGCTAAAGCTGCTAAAGAAGCTGGAGTGCTTCTGTCATATGATCCCAACCTAAGACTGCCACTTTGGCCATCTGCAGAAAGTgctagagatggtatcttgagcaTATGGGATACTGCTGATATCATCAAG ATAAGTGAAGAAGAAATTTCCTTTTTGACTAAAGGGGAAGATCCCTATGATGATGCTGTTGTAAGGAAACTGTTTCATCCAAATCTTAAATTGCTACTTGTAACTGAAGGTCCCAATGGCTGCAGATATTACTCAAAG GACTTCAGTGGGAGGGTTAGTGGATTGAAAGTTGAACAAGTGGACACTACTGGTGCTGGAGATGCTTTCGTGGCTGGAATATTGTCCCAATTAGCCAGTGATATTTCACTGCTCCAG GACGAACAATGGCTTAGAGAAGCCCTTAAATTTGCAAATGCATGTGGAGCTTTGACTGTGATGGAAAGGGGAGCAATCCCAGCTTTACCAACTCGGGAGGCAGTGCTGAGTGCTTTGGTCAATATGGTTGCTTAA